A genomic stretch from Theobroma cacao cultivar B97-61/B2 chromosome 4, Criollo_cocoa_genome_V2, whole genome shotgun sequence includes:
- the LOC18601490 gene encoding 40S ribosomal protein S9-2, with amino-acid sequence MVHVSFYRNYGKTFKKPRRPYEKERLDAELRLVGEYGLRCKRELWRVQYALSRIRNAARDLLTLDEKNPRRIFEGEALLRRMNRHGLLDESQNKLDYVLALTVENFLERRLQTLVFKAGMAKSIHHARVLIRQRHIRVGRQVVNIPSFMVRVDSQKHIDFSLTSPFGGGRPGRVKRRNQRAAAKKAAGGDGDEEEDE; translated from the exons ATGGTTCACGTCAGTTTCTATCGCAACT ATGGGAAGACCTTTAAGAAGCCAAGGCGTCCATATGAGAAGGAGCGTTTGGATGCTGAGTTGAGGCTTGTAGGAGAGTATGGGCTCCGATGTAAGAGGGAGTTGTGGAGGGTTCAGTATGCATTGAGCCGTATCCGAAATGCAGCAAGGGATCTTCTCACTCTTGATGAGAAGAACCCTCGTCGTATTTTTGAAGGTGAAGCACTTCTTCGTAGGATGAATAGGCATGGGCTTTTGGATGAGAGCCAGAACAAGCTCGATTATGTCTTGGCTTTGACTGTTGAGAACTTCCTTGAACGCCGCTTGCAAACACTCGTGTTCAAGGCTGGTATGGCCAAGTCAATTCACCATGCTCGTGTGCTGATTAGGCAAAGGCATATCAG GGTTGGGAGGCAGGTGGTCAACATCCCATCTTTCATGGTGAGGGTGGACTCTCAAAAGCATATTGACTTCTCTCTCACAAGTCCATTCGGAGGTGGTCGCCCTGGAAGGGTAAAGAGAAGGAACCAGAGGGCAGCTGCCAAGAAGGCTGCTGGTGGAGATGGTGACGAAGAGGAAGACGAGTAA